One Actinomycetota bacterium genomic window carries:
- a CDS encoding DUF3343 domain-containing protein: MDRVITFYSSHLAIKAEKILDRSGITVRMIPVPRHISSNCGIAIGFERSLEDAVVECLMRSNIEIEGVFDM; the protein is encoded by the coding sequence ATGGATAGAGTCATAACATTTTACTCATCGCATCTCGCAATTAAGGCCGAGAAGATACTCGATAGGAGTGGTATCACGGTGCGAATGATTCCGGTGCCGCGTCATATCAGCTCGAATTGCGGCATCGCGATTGGCTTTGAGCGGAGCTTAGAAGATGCTGTTGTTGAGTGCCTGATGCGCTCAAACATCGAGATAGAAGGCGTTTTCGACATGTAG
- a CDS encoding aminotransferase class V-fold PLP-dependent enzyme — MKKNYYYFDNAATSFPKPACVVRAMVDFSERVGANPGRSGHRLSIEAGRVLYDTRDALAALFNIEDPLNIVFTKNATEALNIAIFGLIMPGDHVITSFFEHNSVARPLRYLEQRGVEFTRIDLHHHDPEPALRAVRGAIRQNTRALIVNHASNVTGAVAPLGVLGKAAHDAGVVFIVDSAQTAGAHPIDVEALKIDLLAFTGHKGLLGPQGTGGLYVDSNIRLAPFILGGTGSASESDTQPHFMPDFLESGTPNTVGLAGLKASVEDIIERGVVETMRREDALRLRFVDGLRAIAGVRFFGHGDGAEHMPTISLVFDDLNPSEAGYALDNEFNIMVRVGLHCSPWAHEYLGTYPEGTVRFSFGRYTTEQDIEYALTAIDKLCGNPR, encoded by the coding sequence ATGAAAAAAAATTACTATTATTTCGATAACGCCGCCACGTCGTTTCCTAAACCGGCGTGTGTTGTGAGAGCGATGGTCGATTTCTCAGAGCGGGTGGGCGCGAACCCCGGACGCTCAGGGCATCGCTTGTCGATCGAGGCTGGGCGAGTGCTTTATGATACGCGAGATGCGCTCGCCGCACTTTTCAACATTGAGGACCCGCTCAACATCGTGTTTACAAAAAACGCGACGGAAGCGCTGAACATTGCCATATTTGGGCTGATTATGCCGGGCGACCACGTGATAACCTCGTTTTTTGAACACAATTCCGTGGCGCGACCATTGAGGTATCTCGAGCAACGAGGGGTCGAGTTTACGCGGATAGACCTGCACCACCACGATCCCGAGCCGGCGTTAAGGGCAGTGAGAGGCGCGATTAGGCAAAATACAAGGGCGCTAATAGTAAACCACGCTTCAAACGTGACCGGCGCGGTTGCACCGTTAGGCGTGCTCGGCAAGGCGGCTCATGACGCCGGTGTCGTTTTTATCGTGGATTCCGCGCAGACCGCAGGCGCACACCCCATCGATGTCGAGGCCCTCAAGATCGACCTCCTCGCGTTCACCGGCCACAAGGGGCTTCTCGGGCCGCAAGGAACCGGCGGTCTCTATGTCGACTCGAACATTCGGCTTGCGCCTTTCATTTTAGGAGGGACGGGAAGCGCATCGGAGAGCGACACGCAGCCGCACTTCATGCCCGATTTCTTGGAGAGCGGCACGCCGAATACCGTCGGCCTAGCCGGGTTAAAGGCATCCGTAGAGGATATCATAGAGCGCGGCGTGGTAGAAACCATGCGCCGCGAGGACGCGCTTCGTCTCCGTTTCGTCGATGGCTTGCGCGCTATTGCGGGCGTGCGGTTTTTTGGGCACGGCGATGGGGCCGAGCACATGCCGACGATATCGCTGGTCTTCGATGACCTCAATCCCTCGGAGGCGGGTTATGCGCTCGATAACGAGTTCAACATAATGGTGCGGGTAGGTTTGCACTGCTCGCCCTGGGCCCATGAGTATTTAGGCACGTATCCGGAGGGGACGGTACGGTTTAGCTTTGGCAGGTATACGACAGAGCAAGATATTGAATATGCTCTGACGGCGATAGACAAGCTGTGTGGAAACCCTAGGTGA
- a CDS encoding YedE-related selenium metabolism membrane protein, with amino-acid sequence MVVGGFIVGLTALILTALGNPPNMGFCVACFERDIMGALGFHRAAPVQYLRPEIMGIVIGALAAAFAAKEFKAKSGSSPALRFFLGMLVMIGALVFLGCPLRMTLRLGGGDLNALVALGGFIVGIGAAVMFLKKGFNLGKAADSRRSDAWVFPLIMVILLIFVFAQPIFNPGTPVMSQGKPVIVDGKPLTGAPGPIFATKTPPTEPKPFPGAMHATVLASLLGGLVVGAIAQRTRLCFVGGIRDLMLMRDTQLLSGFLAILVTVLVGNIVLGKFNLGFEGQPIAHTEHLWNFLGMGLVGFASVLLGGCPLRQLVLAGSGNTDSAMTVFGMMVGAAVSHNFVLAAGKLPATGVMGVPGYGQYAVILGLVIAIGFALFNSDLAREPAAEPIPKAA; translated from the coding sequence ATGGTGGTGGGTGGATTCATAGTAGGTCTTACCGCTCTTATCCTAACAGCTCTAGGCAACCCGCCGAATATGGGTTTCTGCGTCGCATGTTTTGAGCGCGATATCATGGGAGCGCTCGGTTTTCATCGCGCGGCGCCTGTGCAATATCTTCGTCCTGAAATCATGGGTATCGTAATCGGCGCACTGGCGGCGGCTTTTGCCGCAAAGGAATTTAAAGCGAAGAGCGGTTCATCCCCGGCGCTTCGTTTCTTTCTTGGCATGCTCGTCATGATAGGCGCGCTCGTCTTTTTGGGGTGCCCGCTTCGCATGACGCTCCGTTTGGGTGGCGGTGACTTGAACGCACTAGTAGCCCTCGGTGGTTTTATCGTTGGCATTGGCGCAGCCGTTATGTTCTTAAAGAAAGGATTTAATCTCGGTAAAGCCGCGGACTCACGTCGCTCAGATGCTTGGGTGTTTCCTCTTATAATGGTAATCTTATTGATCTTTGTGTTCGCACAGCCCATCTTTAATCCAGGCACACCCGTGATGAGTCAAGGCAAGCCGGTAATCGTCGACGGCAAGCCCCTTACGGGCGCGCCGGGCCCTATTTTTGCGACCAAGACGCCACCGACCGAACCGAAACCGTTTCCCGGTGCGATGCACGCAACCGTCTTAGCCTCATTGCTCGGCGGACTAGTCGTGGGAGCCATCGCGCAGCGGACGCGTCTCTGCTTCGTCGGCGGTATTCGTGACCTTATGCTCATGCGAGACACGCAATTGCTCAGCGGCTTTTTAGCGATTCTAGTGACCGTACTTGTTGGCAATATCGTTCTCGGGAAGTTCAACTTGGGCTTTGAGGGACAACCGATCGCCCACACCGAGCACCTCTGGAATTTCCTCGGCATGGGCCTTGTCGGTTTCGCATCCGTTCTGCTCGGCGGTTGTCCGCTCAGGCAGCTCGTGCTGGCCGGTAGCGGCAATACCGACTCGGCGATGACGGTCTTTGGTATGATGGTCGGCGCGGCTGTCTCTCACAATTTCGTGTTGGCGGCGGGCAAACTGCCGGCAACCGGTGTGATGGGTGTTCCCGGCTATGGGCAATACGCGGTTATTCTCGGTTTGGTCATTGCGATAGGTTTTGCGCTGTTCAACTCAGACTTAGCTCGCGAACCCGCGGCCGAGCCGATTCCGAAAGCCGCCTAG
- a CDS encoding sulfurtransferase TusA family protein yields the protein MRVDMRGMSCPMPATKTREVLKNQEDDLVLLVDCGASIENVTRILNGSNRAFKTIEHDGWFEISVGKT from the coding sequence ATGAGAGTCGATATGAGAGGCATGTCGTGTCCGATGCCCGCAACCAAGACTAGGGAAGTGCTCAAAAACCAAGAAGATGACTTGGTCTTGCTGGTCGATTGCGGTGCCTCGATAGAGAATGTCACGCGGATTTTGAACGGCTCAAACCGCGCGTTCAAGACTATCGAGCATGATGGTTGGTTCGAGATTTCAGTTGGAAAGACTTAG
- a CDS encoding HEAT repeat domain-containing protein produces the protein MSLKDEVRILLENKKFETLAEMAIGKQRVVRYLFSFLYSTDDLLHWRAAEALGAVAGRQGSNNSDSGRNIPRRLIWSLMEESGATAWPAPEALGAVVSSRISVYPDLAPIALSFIEDPVLSRGVLWSARKIAEKRPDLIAESIPKVMELLDSADATLRGHAAWALGAMRAVEARPALEKMTGDAGSLVVYETGELVETTVGELAKSSLKELLRA, from the coding sequence GTGTCATTAAAAGATGAGGTAAGGATCCTCCTCGAAAATAAGAAATTTGAAACGCTGGCGGAGATGGCTATAGGCAAGCAGCGCGTCGTGCGCTATCTCTTTTCTTTTTTATACTCGACCGACGACCTCCTCCACTGGCGCGCGGCGGAGGCTTTGGGCGCGGTGGCCGGCAGGCAGGGCTCGAATAACTCCGACTCGGGACGCAACATTCCGCGGCGCTTGATATGGTCGCTGATGGAAGAGTCCGGGGCAACGGCATGGCCTGCGCCTGAAGCGCTCGGTGCGGTCGTCTCTTCGCGCATCAGCGTCTATCCCGACCTGGCGCCGATAGCGCTCTCTTTTATCGAAGACCCGGTTTTGAGCCGGGGCGTCCTCTGGTCGGCGCGGAAAATCGCCGAAAAACGGCCCGACCTGATAGCCGAGTCCATACCGAAGGTGATGGAATTACTGGACAGCGCCGATGCGACGCTCCGCGGCCATGCGGCGTGGGCGCTGGGGGCGATGCGCGCCGTAGAAGCTCGTCCGGCTCTCGAAAAAATGACCGGTGACGCCGGCTCTCTGGTCGTCTACGAGACCGGAGAGTTGGTCGAGACTACCGTCGGCGAACTCGCGAAATCGTCTCTCAAGGAACTCTTGCGCGCTTAG